One stretch of Pyxidicoccus trucidator DNA includes these proteins:
- a CDS encoding RNA polymerase sigma factor: MNDELRALILEAQDGSVRAFELLIASHMPQVRRFARAFAASDADVDDLAQEALVKVYKSLRSFRFQSAFKTWLYSVVRNVFFDATRSRAGRERALEEPLEQDHARAPSTTESADEGLARAEERERLWRALRTLPAEFRTAVVLFDVEGHSYEEVAAIEGVPVGTVKSRLSRGRTQLRTLLAGEQAPAGPAESGAVGTFHGDVSSQGSRSGK, from the coding sequence GTGAACGACGAGCTGCGCGCACTCATCCTCGAGGCCCAGGACGGCAGCGTGCGCGCCTTCGAGCTGCTCATTGCTTCGCACATGCCGCAGGTGCGCCGCTTCGCGCGCGCCTTCGCCGCGTCGGACGCGGACGTGGATGACCTGGCGCAGGAAGCCCTGGTGAAGGTCTACAAGAGCCTGCGCTCGTTCCGCTTCCAGTCCGCCTTCAAGACGTGGCTCTACTCCGTGGTCCGCAACGTCTTCTTCGACGCCACGCGCAGCCGCGCCGGCCGGGAGCGGGCCTTGGAGGAGCCGCTGGAGCAGGACCACGCCCGCGCACCCTCCACCACCGAGTCCGCCGACGAGGGACTCGCCCGCGCGGAGGAGCGCGAGCGGCTGTGGCGCGCACTGCGGACCCTGCCGGCGGAGTTCCGCACGGCGGTGGTGCTGTTCGACGTGGAGGGACACAGCTATGAAGAGGTGGCCGCCATCGAAGGCGTGCCCGTCGGCACGGTGAAGTCGCGCCTCTCACGGGGACGGACGCAGCTGCGCACCCTGCTGGCGGGGGAGCAGGCGCCCGCGGGCCCGGCTGAATCCGGAGCGGTGGGAACATTCCATGGCGACGTTTCGTCTCAAGGTTCCAGGAGTGGGAAATGA
- a CDS encoding S1 family peptidase yields MSGLLRTGPLAALLLVAAAMGACEVPHAPVSATSTSERKQPVMGGQLEPGFPAVGAIVPVSPICGEPDAASPVTCTGTLVAPRVVLTAAHCVENADAPQVLSVVFAAETARALGTERVRVIDGRLHPDWRAGAHDIGVLILAHDAPVSPMPLSGMSLPGDVVGRTTRVVGFGLDDQGLTGLRRGGTARVSAVAAGNYSIERAPGMSCGGDSGGPSFLEVDGSEHLIGVTSFGDLACTVGTNTRVDAHAEFLQQVLDDVARAPPERAPIDATVDACAARCEGHADCPLGMACVTRPDGARSCAAAGLEAGRFGEACTGPDGTRLCVKAGGTCRLWLPCKEEEGTEEAGCAATGEGGAVTWAVLLVLAAGPRRSRFRGARSHPR; encoded by the coding sequence GTGAGCGGCCTTCTTCGAACGGGGCCTCTCGCCGCGCTGCTCCTCGTGGCGGCGGCAATGGGCGCGTGCGAGGTGCCGCACGCGCCCGTCTCCGCCACGTCGACGTCGGAGCGGAAGCAGCCGGTGATGGGCGGCCAGCTGGAGCCGGGCTTTCCCGCCGTGGGGGCCATCGTCCCGGTGTCGCCCATCTGCGGCGAGCCGGACGCGGCGTCACCCGTCACCTGCACGGGCACGCTGGTGGCGCCCCGGGTCGTCCTGACGGCGGCGCACTGCGTGGAGAACGCCGACGCTCCGCAGGTACTCTCGGTGGTGTTCGCGGCCGAGACGGCCCGGGCGCTCGGCACCGAGCGCGTGCGCGTCATCGACGGGCGGCTCCACCCCGACTGGCGCGCGGGAGCCCATGACATTGGCGTGCTCATCCTGGCCCACGATGCGCCCGTCTCGCCCATGCCCCTGAGCGGCATGTCGCTGCCCGGCGACGTGGTGGGGAGGACGACGCGGGTGGTGGGCTTCGGCCTGGACGACCAGGGACTGACGGGCCTGCGTCGCGGCGGCACCGCTCGCGTGTCAGCGGTGGCGGCGGGGAACTACTCCATCGAGCGCGCGCCCGGAATGTCGTGCGGTGGCGACAGCGGAGGGCCCTCGTTCCTGGAAGTCGACGGTAGCGAGCACCTCATCGGCGTCACCTCGTTTGGAGACCTGGCCTGCACGGTGGGCACCAACACGCGCGTCGATGCGCACGCGGAGTTCCTCCAGCAGGTGCTCGACGACGTTGCGCGCGCTCCGCCCGAGAGGGCGCCCATCGACGCGACGGTGGATGCCTGCGCCGCACGGTGCGAGGGCCATGCGGACTGTCCGCTGGGAATGGCCTGTGTCACCCGGCCCGACGGCGCGCGGAGCTGCGCGGCGGCGGGGCTGGAGGCAGGCCGCTTCGGCGAGGCCTGTACCGGACCCGACGGGACACGGCTGTGCGTGAAGGCGGGCGGCACCTGCCGGCTGTGGCTGCCCTGCAAGGAGGAGGAGGGCACGGAGGAGGCGGGCTGCGCGGCCACGGGCGAGGGGGGAGCTGTGACGTGGGCGGTGCTGCTCGTGCTGGCCGCAGGCCCGCGCCGCTCCCGCTTCAGGGGAGCCCGCTCTCACCCTCGGTGA
- a CDS encoding xanthine dehydrogenase family protein molybdopterin-binding subunit has translation MQDVKDTTGTQAPSKPAEGGKQAAGPQKPPPPNPGPARQQVMAYGIVGEGLKQVTRRVPEDEPPPLPENAKLKSIGKPISRLDGVEKVTGRARYTFDIQLPGMLWGQRLLSPYPHARIKSIDTSAAERYPGVRAIHIMERVFSAARLRDPKAEQGSRYPTIRYAGQPIVGVAADSPRAAEAAVRLIKVEYERLPHVSGLEDAMKEDAPRVFPGPTEQASTAGGGGAPPGLPQKGNVRGPDTKPRGVGPRGDVEKGFRESDVVVETEFRTQVQTHVPMEPHGLVADWKDDVLTLYASTQHVGSVRDEAAEYFDLPKSRVRVLSDFTGGGFGAKYGIGSFGLLAIHLSRKAGAPVRMVLDRRDEHVSGGNRPSSIQRLKLGAKRDGTLVALQVQAHGTGGVAGGAGVGFCHSTLYECPNVKVEQYDVFTNAGPCAAFRAPGQVQGIFALEQAVDELAEKLGMDPIALRTKIDVSGTDDSLARAYERRMGADRFGWSKRRPAGSDKGPIKRGMGFAQSQWIYLVHRNTACEVRVTGDGSVEAFNATQDIGTGTRTILAQVVAEEFGLRPEQIGAHVGDSRYPMGPASGGSRVTSSLTPAARNAAHRCVRDLASRLAPHFQASADDIVFADGKVLVKGKPATAIPFKEAVKKAGVVELSHRAERRDDYEGYMMVTPEISISRHGIGGVQFAEVEVDTETGIVKVERVVAVHDCGRPINPKLTESQIYGGVIQGVSYALYEERHLDLASGHQLNANVDQYKIVGSREVPGIEVILLEQLGAQSSTDARGVAEPANVATAAAVANAFYNATGKRIRTLPMTPANVLAALRA, from the coding sequence ATGCAGGACGTCAAGGACACCACGGGCACCCAGGCCCCCAGCAAGCCGGCCGAAGGCGGGAAGCAGGCCGCGGGCCCCCAGAAGCCGCCGCCCCCCAACCCGGGCCCCGCGCGGCAGCAGGTCATGGCCTACGGCATCGTCGGCGAGGGGCTGAAGCAGGTCACCCGGCGGGTGCCCGAGGACGAGCCCCCTCCCCTGCCGGAGAACGCGAAGCTGAAGTCCATCGGCAAGCCCATCTCCCGCCTGGACGGCGTGGAGAAGGTCACCGGCCGGGCCCGCTACACCTTCGACATCCAGCTTCCCGGAATGCTCTGGGGCCAGCGGCTGCTGTCGCCGTACCCCCATGCGCGCATCAAGTCCATCGACACCTCGGCGGCCGAGCGCTACCCGGGGGTCCGCGCCATCCACATCATGGAGCGGGTCTTCTCGGCGGCGCGGCTCCGGGACCCGAAGGCGGAGCAGGGCAGCCGCTACCCCACCATCCGCTATGCGGGCCAGCCCATCGTCGGCGTGGCCGCCGACTCGCCCCGCGCCGCCGAGGCCGCGGTCCGACTCATCAAGGTGGAGTACGAGCGCCTCCCCCATGTCAGCGGGCTCGAGGATGCGATGAAGGAGGACGCACCTCGCGTCTTTCCCGGCCCCACCGAGCAGGCATCCACGGCGGGAGGCGGAGGCGCGCCCCCGGGCCTGCCCCAGAAGGGCAACGTGCGCGGCCCCGATACGAAGCCGCGAGGCGTGGGCCCTCGCGGGGATGTCGAGAAGGGCTTCCGCGAGTCCGACGTCGTGGTCGAGACGGAGTTCCGCACCCAGGTGCAGACCCACGTGCCCATGGAGCCGCATGGGCTCGTCGCGGACTGGAAGGACGACGTGCTCACCCTCTACGCGTCCACCCAGCACGTCGGCAGCGTCCGGGACGAGGCCGCCGAGTACTTCGACCTGCCGAAGAGCAGGGTCCGCGTCCTCAGCGACTTCACCGGTGGCGGCTTCGGCGCGAAGTACGGCATCGGCAGCTTCGGGCTGCTCGCCATCCACCTCTCGCGCAAGGCGGGGGCGCCGGTGCGGATGGTCCTGGACCGCCGCGACGAGCATGTGTCGGGCGGCAACCGGCCGAGCAGCATCCAGCGCCTCAAGCTCGGCGCGAAGCGTGACGGCACGCTCGTGGCGCTCCAGGTGCAGGCCCATGGCACCGGCGGCGTGGCCGGAGGCGCGGGGGTCGGCTTCTGCCACTCCACGCTCTACGAGTGCCCGAATGTGAAGGTGGAGCAATACGACGTCTTCACCAACGCCGGCCCGTGCGCGGCCTTCCGTGCGCCCGGCCAGGTCCAGGGCATCTTCGCCCTCGAGCAGGCCGTCGACGAGCTGGCGGAGAAGCTCGGGATGGACCCCATCGCCCTCCGCACGAAGATTGACGTCTCGGGGACTGACGACAGCCTGGCCCGCGCCTACGAGCGCCGGATGGGCGCCGACCGGTTCGGCTGGAGCAAGCGGCGGCCCGCGGGCTCGGACAAGGGCCCCATCAAGCGGGGAATGGGCTTCGCGCAGTCCCAGTGGATCTACCTGGTCCACCGCAACACCGCCTGCGAGGTCCGGGTGACGGGAGATGGCTCCGTCGAGGCCTTCAACGCCACCCAGGACATCGGCACGGGCACGCGGACCATCCTCGCGCAGGTGGTGGCGGAGGAGTTCGGCCTGCGGCCCGAGCAGATTGGCGCCCACGTCGGAGACTCGCGCTACCCGATGGGGCCCGCCTCCGGTGGCAGCCGGGTCACCAGCTCCCTCACGCCGGCCGCCCGGAACGCCGCGCACCGCTGCGTGCGGGACCTGGCCTCACGGCTGGCGCCCCACTTCCAGGCGAGCGCGGACGACATCGTCTTCGCTGACGGGAAGGTCCTGGTGAAGGGGAAGCCCGCGACGGCGATTCCCTTCAAGGAGGCCGTCAAGAAGGCCGGGGTGGTGGAGCTCTCCCACCGCGCCGAGCGCCGCGACGACTACGAGGGCTACATGATGGTCACCCCGGAGATCAGCATCAGCCGGCACGGCATTGGCGGCGTGCAGTTCGCCGAGGTCGAGGTCGACACGGAGACCGGCATCGTCAAGGTGGAGCGGGTCGTCGCCGTGCACGACTGCGGGCGCCCCATCAACCCCAAGCTCACGGAGAGTCAAATCTACGGCGGGGTGATTCAGGGGGTGAGCTATGCCCTCTACGAGGAGCGGCACCTGGACCTCGCCAGCGGGCACCAGCTCAACGCCAACGTCGACCAGTACAAGATTGTCGGCTCGCGCGAGGTGCCAGGCATCGAGGTCATCCTCCTGGAGCAGCTCGGCGCGCAGTCCTCGACGGATGCGCGCGGAGTGGCCGAGCCCGCCAACGTGGCGACAGCGGCCGCGGTGGCCAATGCCTTCTACAACGCGACGGGCAAGCGCATCCGCACGCTGCCCATGACACCCGCCAACGTCCTCGCGGCGCTGCGCGCCTGA
- a CDS encoding MFS transporter — MDVPSPAQPVPIAVQRRVRALVFITVFLDLVGFGLIIPLLPFYVESMGGSATTAGVLLALFSSAQLVATPVLGRLSDRVGRRPVILLSLLGNAISMALFAYATHVHLLPVLFASRLLAGATAGNLAACQAAVADVTDAKSRAAGLGRVGAGIGLGMVLGPVIGSQLHVWGEWAPPLAAAVLAAAAMLGVFLLFPETHPRHGLASEPATPGRPRVRLVQALAQPGIAPVLALFFLTFFGMTNLQVSFGLLAQERFGWGEREVGRLFALMGLMTFVLQAFAIGWLTRVARGLTLVLLGATLMGAGLACIALAPHPALLVVAMLLVGTGMGMLQPVLASLASALAGPDMQGGVLGIAQSAGGLARVVGPVWSGFLYSSISPGAPFVSGVAAAGLSLVVAASLRGRQPAGSPPPSTVKS; from the coding sequence ATGGACGTGCCTTCGCCAGCGCAGCCCGTGCCCATCGCCGTCCAGCGCCGGGTGCGGGCGCTCGTCTTCATCACCGTGTTCCTGGACCTGGTGGGCTTCGGGCTCATCATCCCGCTGCTGCCCTTCTACGTGGAGTCCATGGGTGGCTCGGCCACGACGGCGGGCGTGTTGCTCGCGCTGTTCTCCTCCGCGCAGCTGGTGGCCACGCCCGTGCTGGGGCGCCTGTCGGACCGCGTGGGCCGCCGCCCCGTCATCCTGCTGAGCCTGCTGGGCAACGCCATTTCAATGGCCCTCTTCGCGTACGCCACCCACGTCCACCTGCTGCCCGTGCTCTTCGCGTCGCGGCTGCTGGCGGGCGCCACCGCGGGCAACCTGGCCGCCTGCCAGGCCGCCGTGGCGGACGTGACGGACGCCAAGTCCCGGGCCGCGGGGCTGGGCCGCGTGGGCGCCGGAATCGGACTGGGCATGGTGCTGGGGCCCGTCATCGGCAGCCAGCTCCATGTCTGGGGAGAGTGGGCGCCTCCGCTCGCCGCGGCGGTGCTCGCGGCGGCGGCGATGCTGGGTGTCTTCCTCCTCTTCCCGGAGACGCATCCGCGCCATGGCCTCGCGAGCGAACCCGCCACACCGGGCCGGCCCCGGGTGCGGCTGGTCCAGGCCCTGGCCCAGCCGGGCATCGCCCCGGTGCTCGCGCTCTTCTTCCTCACCTTCTTCGGGATGACGAACCTGCAGGTGTCCTTCGGGCTGCTGGCCCAGGAGCGGTTCGGCTGGGGGGAGCGCGAGGTGGGGCGTCTGTTTGCGTTGATGGGGCTGATGACCTTCGTGCTGCAGGCCTTCGCCATCGGCTGGCTGACGCGCGTGGCGCGAGGCCTCACGCTCGTGCTGCTGGGCGCCACGCTCATGGGCGCGGGGCTGGCGTGCATTGCCCTGGCGCCCCATCCCGCCCTGCTCGTCGTCGCCATGCTGCTGGTGGGCACGGGCATGGGCATGCTCCAGCCGGTGCTCGCGAGCCTGGCTTCCGCGCTGGCCGGGCCGGACATGCAGGGCGGCGTGCTGGGTATCGCCCAGTCCGCGGGGGGACTCGCGCGGGTGGTGGGTCCGGTGTGGAGCGGCTTCCTCTATTCGTCCATCTCTCCGGGTGCGCCCTTCGTGAGCGGCGTCGCCGCCGCGGGCCTGTCCCTGGTGGTGGCGGCGTCGCTGCGCGGGCGTCAACCGGCAGGCAGTCCGCCTCCCTCCACGGTGAAGTCCTGA
- a CDS encoding toxin-antitoxin system YwqK family antitoxin, translating into MASSRTLLALAAVLGLAQGCSRSSGPCPDGARLNGRAPPEGTVQWCAKSDGVKHGRWAEWHSNGKSKTEGQYVDGKMEGRWVSYFEDGVKQLEGEYRGGLKHGLWTLYYEEGKKNREEVHTAGSKELKWTAWRSDGQKWAEGTLVGHQAQGPYSEWHPNGALAVEGHYENGARTGEWKYWDLNGQASAAPQGDFSRD; encoded by the coding sequence ATGGCTTCCTCCAGGACATTGCTCGCGCTGGCCGCCGTCCTGGGCCTGGCGCAAGGCTGTAGCCGGTCCTCCGGTCCCTGTCCCGATGGCGCGCGGCTGAACGGCCGCGCGCCGCCGGAGGGCACCGTGCAGTGGTGCGCGAAGTCCGACGGCGTGAAGCATGGCCGCTGGGCGGAGTGGCACTCCAACGGCAAGTCCAAGACGGAAGGGCAGTACGTCGACGGAAAGATGGAAGGCCGCTGGGTCAGCTACTTCGAGGATGGCGTGAAGCAGCTCGAAGGCGAATACCGGGGCGGCCTCAAGCACGGCCTGTGGACCCTCTACTACGAGGAGGGAAAGAAGAACCGCGAGGAGGTCCATACCGCGGGCTCGAAGGAGCTGAAGTGGACGGCGTGGCGCTCCGACGGCCAGAAGTGGGCCGAGGGTACGCTCGTCGGACACCAGGCGCAGGGCCCCTATTCGGAGTGGCACCCGAACGGCGCGCTGGCCGTCGAGGGCCATTACGAAAACGGCGCGAGGACCGGCGAGTGGAAGTACTGGGACCTCAACGGCCAGGCCTCGGCCGCGCCGCAGGGCGACTTCTCCCGGGACTGA
- a CDS encoding tetratricopeptide repeat protein encodes MTVVPALTLVALLATGDPLELAREAFAGGRYDEAEQLAQQAALPPRLGTALYLVGLARFRAGRPAEALEALDAAMLAEDAPEPGQWSFNRAACLYALGRFDEAEQSFANAAVDPALARVAWANAGFAALDAGAPERAATWADRAAPGASEREAVLVEELRALIAQAQGRTVSESDEAYRQGLVSFDAGRFDEARAHFLRAATLAPDSGRAKLMAGASAWRTGARTVAREDITAALSLTLEPGDRSTAHQYLDRLSFGLRASGPGLRLSAGAGLGFDSNVLQVGVAAREVSDTSSDTDTASVFAEAGVGLAARFRLSDTLFAHLSYGGIQRAYTQDSLRDYSLQLHRAAASVEWEAARRVRVGVSAGGDLFFTGLSDFRGLQASANGWAWLAVDESELTSTRLDLTFAQKTGLASEFDYLTGPRLDATLSQELRLAAQSVTAWYRYRQDRIGTLVQLASPDSSGASQEYVIPFGWAGHAAGASTRLVFGRRFDASLEAEVERRDYLHDSYLRVTAVDGSVEELGRRRRQDRRFVLGTALSTRLSARLQLSARYELLVNRSNVDTRLTDEPGTCVAPDYVCHAYDYTNGNYEKHVLMLELGASW; translated from the coding sequence ATGACGGTCGTCCCAGCGCTCACCCTCGTGGCGTTGCTCGCCACGGGAGACCCGCTCGAGCTGGCGCGGGAGGCCTTCGCCGGAGGCCGGTACGACGAGGCGGAGCAACTCGCTCAGCAGGCGGCCTTGCCGCCAAGGCTCGGCACCGCGCTCTACCTCGTGGGGCTTGCCCGCTTTCGCGCGGGGCGGCCCGCTGAAGCCCTGGAGGCGCTCGACGCCGCCATGCTCGCGGAGGACGCGCCCGAGCCCGGCCAGTGGAGCTTCAACCGCGCCGCCTGTCTCTACGCGCTCGGCCGCTTCGACGAAGCCGAGCAGTCCTTCGCCAACGCCGCCGTCGACCCGGCACTCGCGCGGGTGGCCTGGGCCAACGCGGGCTTCGCCGCGCTGGATGCCGGCGCCCCCGAGCGCGCCGCCACGTGGGCGGACCGCGCGGCCCCCGGCGCCTCCGAGCGGGAGGCCGTCCTGGTGGAGGAGCTACGCGCCCTCATCGCCCAGGCCCAGGGCCGCACCGTGAGCGAGAGCGACGAGGCGTACCGCCAGGGCCTCGTGTCCTTCGACGCGGGACGCTTCGACGAGGCGCGCGCGCACTTCCTCCGGGCGGCAACGCTCGCCCCGGACTCGGGCCGGGCGAAACTCATGGCCGGCGCCTCGGCCTGGAGAACCGGCGCACGCACCGTGGCCCGGGAGGACATCACCGCGGCGCTCTCGCTCACGCTGGAGCCGGGGGACCGGAGCACCGCGCACCAGTACCTCGACCGCCTCTCCTTCGGGTTGCGCGCGAGCGGCCCGGGCCTGCGACTGTCGGCGGGAGCGGGCCTGGGCTTCGACAGCAACGTGCTGCAGGTCGGCGTGGCGGCGCGCGAGGTGTCCGACACGAGCAGCGACACCGACACGGCGAGCGTCTTCGCGGAAGCCGGGGTGGGGCTCGCGGCCCGCTTCCGCCTCTCCGACACGCTGTTCGCGCACCTCTCCTATGGCGGAATCCAGCGGGCCTACACGCAGGACTCGCTGCGTGACTACTCGCTGCAACTGCACCGTGCGGCGGCCTCGGTGGAGTGGGAGGCGGCCCGCCGGGTGCGCGTGGGCGTCTCCGCGGGAGGGGACCTGTTCTTCACCGGCCTGTCGGACTTCCGCGGGCTGCAAGCCTCCGCGAACGGCTGGGCCTGGCTCGCGGTGGACGAGAGCGAGCTCACGAGCACACGGCTGGACCTGACCTTCGCCCAGAAGACCGGCCTGGCCAGCGAGTTCGACTACCTCACCGGTCCGCGACTGGATGCGACCTTGTCCCAGGAGCTGCGGCTGGCGGCGCAGAGCGTGACGGCGTGGTACCGCTACCGGCAGGACCGCATCGGGACGCTGGTGCAGCTCGCGTCGCCCGACTCCTCCGGGGCGTCGCAGGAGTACGTCATCCCCTTTGGCTGGGCGGGGCACGCGGCGGGCGCCTCCACGCGTCTCGTGTTCGGCCGACGCTTCGACGCGAGCCTCGAGGCCGAGGTGGAGCGGCGCGACTACCTGCACGACAGCTACCTGCGCGTCACGGCGGTGGATGGGAGCGTGGAGGAGCTTGGACGGCGGAGACGCCAGGACAGGCGCTTCGTGCTGGGCACTGCCTTGAGCACGCGGCTGTCCGCGCGGCTTCAGCTCTCCGCGCGCTACGAGCTGCTGGTGAACCGGTCCAACGTGGACACGCGACTCACCGATGAGCCCGGGACCTGCGTGGCGCCGGACTACGTCTGCCACGCCTACGACTACACCAACGGCAACTACGAGAAGCACGTGCTGATGCTCGAGCTGGGCGCCTCCTGGTGA
- a CDS encoding (2Fe-2S)-binding protein — MAPPDDDSDPKPLLPKLSRRAFFTGAGASALTATLAQTAAQAAGTAAPPVLGPEPSTLQLSINGRTVSVQADPGTTLAELLRHQLGMTGTKVSCDRGACSACTVWLDGEVAASCMTLAFDARGRKVTTIEGLAKGDELHPVQRAFVENDALQCGFCTPGMVMSCAALVDRNPKCTLDEVKQAVSGHLCRCGTYPNVFKATLAAAKASGKGKGKS; from the coding sequence TTGGCCCCACCCGATGATGATTCCGACCCCAAGCCGTTGCTTCCCAAGCTCAGCCGCCGCGCCTTCTTCACCGGCGCGGGCGCGTCCGCGCTGACCGCCACGCTGGCGCAGACCGCCGCGCAGGCGGCCGGCACCGCGGCTCCTCCCGTCCTGGGGCCCGAGCCGTCGACCCTGCAGCTCTCCATCAATGGCCGCACCGTCTCCGTCCAGGCGGACCCCGGCACCACGCTGGCGGAGCTGCTGCGCCACCAGCTCGGCATGACGGGGACGAAGGTGAGCTGTGACAGGGGCGCCTGCTCGGCGTGCACGGTGTGGCTCGACGGCGAGGTGGCCGCGAGCTGCATGACGCTGGCCTTCGATGCCCGGGGCCGGAAGGTCACCACCATCGAAGGGCTCGCGAAGGGCGACGAGCTCCACCCCGTGCAGCGCGCCTTCGTGGAGAACGACGCGCTCCAGTGCGGGTTCTGCACCCCCGGCATGGTGATGAGCTGCGCCGCGCTGGTGGACCGCAATCCGAAGTGCACGCTCGACGAGGTGAAGCAGGCGGTCAGCGGCCATCTATGCCGGTGCGGCACCTATCCCAACGTCTTCAAGGCCACCCTCGCCGCGGCCAAGGCGAGCGGCAAGGGCAAGGGGAAGAGCTGA
- a CDS encoding CotH kinase family protein, whose translation MARASVVRGLVAVLLLGGSGCGVQEAGVLDAPEEVLPAEDAAPDGAEQKRDKPRCTPTAGGPHWLKEGEPLTLTVSCASGRRARGAAFRIESLPRGARYDKHTATLHWTPALDQAAVYTLKLRAPGGEEGTVKIGVADNWADPGNVPVVDLSRYTEEYGLPVVHIQGASQMNPDAHVPIAVTYRGHTHAAEGKLRGSSSLAFPKNSYTVKFTEEDLFNEPELGGGFTQRRSLVLINTFNDNSYLRARLGFELWGRLSPEALQVKTFSAVVFLDGAYHGLYTVADHVNKHLMAAQGLSRNGNLYKADTGAANFKLVDADGVPKRNPHLGFEKQDGKPEAGEPGAFDDLDALVTFVATASDEEFRAQGPQRIRLRDYADWWAFVTLLVAIDSDIKNAYHYHDPQGGPWRYIPWDLDGTFGQTWKTQRLRPTAALDTGAENGMFGRILAEPTFSAPLRARLKAALYTDLAPALLHARLDAMAQEVGPSARRDELRWGEQYRNFPLWSFRTDYTTFDEEVTYLREWLTLRWVFLDAQLSTAP comes from the coding sequence ATGGCGCGAGCGAGCGTGGTGCGCGGGTTGGTGGCCGTTCTGCTGCTGGGAGGGTCCGGGTGCGGTGTGCAGGAGGCCGGTGTCCTGGACGCTCCGGAGGAAGTCCTCCCCGCGGAGGACGCGGCTCCGGACGGCGCCGAGCAGAAGCGTGACAAGCCACGCTGCACTCCAACAGCGGGAGGCCCGCACTGGCTGAAGGAGGGCGAGCCCCTCACGCTGACCGTCTCCTGCGCCTCCGGCCGGCGCGCTCGCGGCGCGGCCTTCCGCATCGAGTCGCTGCCGCGTGGGGCCCGCTACGACAAGCACACGGCGACGCTGCACTGGACGCCAGCGCTGGACCAGGCCGCCGTGTACACGCTCAAGCTCCGCGCGCCCGGAGGAGAGGAGGGCACGGTGAAGATTGGCGTGGCGGACAACTGGGCGGACCCCGGCAACGTCCCGGTGGTGGACCTGAGCCGCTACACCGAGGAGTACGGGCTCCCGGTGGTCCACATCCAGGGCGCCTCGCAGATGAATCCCGACGCGCATGTCCCCATCGCCGTCACGTACCGGGGCCACACGCATGCCGCCGAGGGCAAGCTGCGCGGGAGCAGCTCGCTGGCCTTCCCCAAGAACAGCTACACCGTGAAGTTCACCGAGGAGGACCTGTTCAACGAGCCCGAGCTGGGGGGCGGCTTCACGCAGCGGCGCTCGCTGGTGCTCATCAACACCTTCAATGACAACTCCTACCTGCGCGCGAGGCTGGGCTTCGAGCTGTGGGGTCGGCTCTCACCCGAAGCCCTCCAGGTGAAGACCTTCAGCGCGGTGGTGTTCCTCGACGGCGCCTACCACGGGCTCTACACGGTGGCCGACCATGTGAACAAACACCTGATGGCCGCGCAGGGGCTGAGCCGGAACGGCAACCTCTACAAGGCGGACACGGGGGCCGCGAACTTCAAGCTGGTGGACGCGGACGGCGTGCCCAAGCGCAACCCGCACCTCGGCTTCGAGAAGCAGGACGGCAAGCCCGAGGCGGGAGAGCCGGGCGCGTTCGACGACCTGGATGCCCTGGTCACCTTCGTCGCCACCGCCAGCGACGAGGAGTTCCGCGCCCAGGGGCCCCAGCGCATCCGCCTGCGCGACTACGCGGACTGGTGGGCCTTCGTCACGCTGCTGGTGGCCATCGACTCGGACATCAAGAACGCCTACCACTACCATGACCCCCAGGGCGGCCCCTGGCGCTACATCCCCTGGGACCTGGACGGCACCTTCGGACAGACGTGGAAGACGCAGCGTCTGAGGCCCACCGCCGCGCTCGACACGGGCGCGGAGAACGGGATGTTCGGGCGCATCCTCGCCGAGCCCACCTTCTCCGCGCCGCTCCGCGCCCGGCTCAAGGCCGCCCTCTACACGGACCTGGCCCCGGCGCTCCTCCACGCGCGGCTCGACGCGATGGCCCAGGAGGTGGGCCCGAGCGCCCGCAGGGACGAGCTCCGGTGGGGGGAGCAGTACCGCAACTTTCCGCTCTGGTCCTTCCGGACGGACTACACCACCTTCGACGAGGAGGTGACGTACCTGCGCGAGTGGCTCACCCTGCGCTGGGTCTTCCTCGACGCACAACTGTCCACCGCGCCCTGA